A genomic segment from Lagenorhynchus albirostris chromosome X, mLagAlb1.1, whole genome shotgun sequence encodes:
- the VSIG1 gene encoding LOW QUALITY PROTEIN: V-set and immunoglobulin domain-containing protein 1 (The sequence of the model RefSeq protein was modified relative to this genomic sequence to represent the inferred CDS: deleted 1 base in 1 codon): MNMDREGFEKIRLANLGVTEEASLRLSLAQESYWTLLRSANLGTMVFTFWKVFLILSCLAGPVRGVQVTIPDDFVNVTVGSNVTLICTYTTTVASLDKLSIQWTFFHKESQPVSIYYSEGGQATAIGQFKDRIVGSNAPGNASITIARMQPADSGIYVCDVNNPPDFFGKNQGTLNVSVLVKPSKPFCSIQGIPETGHPVSLTCLSVLGTPSPVYYWYKLEGRDIVPVKETFNPATGILFIGNLTNFVQGYYQCTAINNLGNSSCEIDLTSSHPEVGIIVGAVVGTLIGAAIIFSVVCFARNKAKEKGKKRKRNSKPTTELQPMTNVNQSAECETIPDEDIIQIEATLPPSIHEAEPNTTLGPGGKPLPEPEPALQPALELVSAPELEIKLEPQQEPEPSIVAEPFCDKGEGVIKT, from the exons ATGAACATGGACAGAGAAGGCTTCGAGAAG ATAAGACTGGCAAACCTCGGTGTGACTGAAGAAGCCAGTTTGAGACTCAGCCTAGCCCAGGAGAGCTACTGGACCCTG CTGCGCTCAGCGAACCTTGGCACGATGGTGTTCACATTTTGGAAGGTCTTTCTGATCCTAAGCTGCCTTGCAG GTCCAGTTCGTGGAGTGCAAGTGACTATCCCAGACGATTTTGTGAATGTGACTGTTGGATCTAATGTCACTCTCATCTGCACCTACACCACCACTGTGGCCTCACTGGACAAGCTTTCCATCCAGTGGACATTCTTCCATAAGGAGTCACAGCCAGTTTCT ATTTACTATTCTGAAGGTGGACAAGCTACAGCCATCGGGCAATTTAAAGATCGCATTGTAGGGTCCAATGCTCCAGGTAACGCATCCATCACTATTGCACGTATGCAACCAGCAGATAGTGGCATCTACGTCTGCGATGTTAACAACCCCCCTGACTTTTTCGGCAAAAATCAAGGCACCCTCAACGTCAGTGTGTTAG TCAAACCTTCTAAGCCCTTTTGCAGCATCCAAGGAATACCAGAAACTGGCCATCCTGTATCTCTTACTTGCCTCTCTGTGCTTGGAACACCTTCCCCGGTGTACTACTGGTATAAACTTGAAGGAAGAGACATCGTCCCAGTGAAAGAAACCTTCA ACCCAGCCACCGGGATTTTGTTTATTGGAAATCTGACCAATTTTGTACAAGGTTATTACCAGTGCACCGCTATCAACAACCTTGGCAATAGTTCCTGTGAAATTGACCTAACTTCATCAC ATCCAGAAGTTGGAATCATTGTCGGGGCCGTGGTGGGTACCCTAATAGGTGCTGCCATTATCTTCTCTGTGGTGTGCTTCGCGAGGAACAAGGcaaaagagaaggggaagaaaaggaagagaaattctAAACCCACCACAGAACTCCA ACCAATGACAAATGTAAACCAAAGTGCAGAGTGTGAGACAATACCAGATGAAGATATCATCCAAATAGAAGCAACTCTGCCACCTTCCATCCATGAGGCTGAGCCTAATACCACCCTGGGGCCAGGTGGCAAGCCTCTCCCCGAGCCTGAGCCTGCCTTGCAGCCTGCCCTGGAGCTGGTCTCAGCGCCTGAGCTTGAGATCAAGCTGGAGCCACAGCAGGAACCGGAGCCCTCGATTGTAGCTGAGCCCTTCTGTGATAAGGGAGAGGGGGTGATTAAGACATAG